In Sulfurihydrogenibium sp., a single genomic region encodes these proteins:
- the sppA gene encoding signal peptide peptidase SppA: MKKKILIGIIALIVIFYIISALRYESQPKVGLIRIEGTITDYLDTVSIISEATKDESIKAVVIDVDSPGGAVGASQEIYRAIEKLREKKPVVVSMGNVAASGGYYISAPANVIYANPGTITGSIGVIIQHVDVSEILNKFGVKVNTIKSGANKDILYPTKPLLPEQKALLEKTVMDVYDQFLDAIVRYRPIKKDVLKNYADGRVFSGNEAKALGLVDKIGNIQDAISEAKKLGKLKEDAPVIELKPKKSLLDELMNSKFGMEKVKSGIYYMMSWN, encoded by the coding sequence ATGAAGAAGAAAATCTTGATTGGAATAATAGCGTTGATAGTAATTTTTTATATCATTTCTGCTTTACGTTATGAATCTCAGCCCAAGGTTGGACTTATAAGAATAGAGGGAACCATTACAGACTATTTAGACACTGTGTCTATAATATCGGAAGCTACAAAAGATGAGAGTATTAAAGCTGTTGTAATTGATGTTGATAGTCCTGGTGGTGCCGTTGGAGCATCTCAGGAAATTTACAGAGCTATTGAAAAATTAAGAGAAAAAAAGCCTGTGGTTGTATCAATGGGAAACGTTGCTGCATCCGGAGGATACTATATCTCAGCTCCTGCTAATGTAATCTATGCAAATCCTGGAACAATAACAGGAAGCATTGGTGTAATAATTCAGCATGTTGATGTAAGTGAAATCTTAAACAAATTTGGTGTAAAAGTAAATACAATTAAAAGCGGAGCTAATAAAGATATTCTATATCCAACAAAACCTTTACTTCCTGAGCAAAAAGCATTGCTTGAAAAAACTGTGATGGATGTTTATGATCAATTTTTAGATGCAATTGTAAGATATAGACCCATCAAAAAAGACGTTTTAAAAAACTATGCTGATGGAAGAGTATTTAGTGGAAATGAGGCAAAAGCTCTTGGACTGGTTGATAAAATAGGAAACATTCAAGATGCCATCTCAGAGGCTAAAAAACTTGGAAAGTTAAAGGAAGATGCGCCTGTAATAGAACTTAAACCTAAAAAGTCATTATTGGATGAACTTATGAATTCAAAATTTGGAATGGAAAAGGTTAAATCTGGAATTTATTATATGATGTCTTGGAATTAA
- a CDS encoding cytochrome c biogenesis protein ResB, protein MIKKIISFLGNVKLGIIYLILLAILSILGSTYIKQGETYITYYKEYGEIPAKIIWITWLNNVFHAWYYQLLIVLVAIAVIFATIERFPSIYRTAYGKVEKKMPEGVLKKPSTIKLSFNESIDETLKKIVSFIHNLGFRKVEVIKEENAVYLFAEKGKVSRLAMLVTHIGIIIFLIGAFLGSYFGVRGQIEIPEGEKADYIRKYREGSLKPGDEIYKLPFEIKVDKFWLEFYDSKEFSGAVKSYNSEIEILEDGKPVMKKVIKVNDPAEYKGYRIFQTSYGKTGEIKEASIVAVKYDELIKYIEESQILNQKLASESDEDKKREIEKQLRDLDRRVSEFFNKAKRINYNYNNNIYKFDDAIIQVVNTTLNYKNPMLAQQDVFDPLIVTKVKYKDKEFNMPIGADVTVSIFAYEKFVKPYGFPYLLIIENLQPRYFSGLQISFFPGTNLIWLGTIIVVLGTMLAFYIVHRRIWVKIEENNGVSNVYIAFYSQKFKESFEAKLKEEVEKLKITS, encoded by the coding sequence TTGATTAAAAAAATCATATCATTTCTTGGAAATGTAAAACTTGGAATTATTTATTTAATTCTTTTAGCAATTTTATCTATTTTAGGGTCAACATACATAAAACAAGGTGAAACTTATATTACTTACTATAAAGAGTATGGAGAAATTCCGGCGAAAATTATATGGATTACTTGGCTAAACAATGTATTCCATGCATGGTATTATCAGTTATTGATAGTTTTGGTAGCCATAGCTGTAATCTTTGCCACAATCGAAAGATTTCCATCAATTTATAGAACTGCCTACGGTAAAGTAGAAAAGAAGATGCCGGAAGGTGTTTTAAAAAAGCCTTCTACGATAAAGCTTTCTTTCAATGAATCAATCGATGAAACTCTTAAAAAAATTGTTTCATTTATTCATAACTTAGGTTTTAGAAAGGTTGAAGTAATAAAAGAAGAGAATGCTGTATATCTCTTTGCAGAAAAAGGCAAGGTCTCAAGACTTGCAATGCTTGTTACTCACATAGGTATCATTATTTTTCTTATAGGTGCTTTCTTAGGTTCCTATTTTGGTGTTAGGGGGCAGATAGAAATTCCGGAAGGAGAAAAAGCTGATTATATAAGAAAGTACAGAGAAGGTTCTTTAAAACCCGGGGATGAAATTTATAAATTGCCGTTTGAAATAAAAGTGGATAAATTTTGGCTTGAATTTTATGATAGTAAAGAGTTTTCAGGGGCTGTAAAATCCTACAACAGTGAAATAGAGATTTTAGAAGATGGAAAACCCGTTATGAAAAAAGTTATAAAAGTTAACGACCCGGCAGAATATAAAGGATATAGAATTTTTCAAACATCTTACGGAAAAACAGGAGAGATTAAAGAAGCTTCTATCGTAGCAGTTAAATACGATGAACTTATAAAGTATATAGAAGAATCTCAAATTTTAAATCAAAAACTTGCATCAGAATCAGATGAAGACAAAAAAAGAGAGATTGAAAAACAGCTGAGAGATTTAGATAGAAGGGTTTCTGAATTTTTTAATAAAGCAAAAAGAATAAATTACAACTACAATAACAACATTTATAAATTTGACGATGCTATAATTCAAGTTGTTAATACGACTTTAAACTACAAAAACCCAATGTTAGCCCAGCAAGATGTGTTTGACCCATTAATCGTAACAAAAGTAAAGTATAAGGATAAAGAGTTCAACATGCCAATTGGTGCAGATGTTACCGTCTCTATTTTTGCCTACGAAAAATTTGTAAAACCTTATGGATTTCCTTACTTACTTATTATTGAAAATTTGCAACCAAGATATTTTTCAGGATTGCAGATTAGCTTTTTCCCCGGAACCAATCTCATTTGGCTTGGAACTATTATAGTAGTTCTTGGAACAATGCTTGCATTCTATATAGTTCATAGAAGAATTTGGGTGAAGATTGAGGAGAATAACGGTGTTTCTAATGTTTACATAGCTTTCTACTCTCAAAAGTTTAAAGAATCTTTTGAAGCTAAGCTGAAAGAGGAGGTGGAGAAGTTAAAAATTACTTCTTGA